CACATtctatacagtgcaccctgtaaaCATTCCCAATACTATATGCAAAACACCTtcgaaatttcattaatatgactacattattatttcatagatcAAAACAGACTGttcttcattcaaaaatatatacataccgacaaactttattaatatagatattatcaTTGAcgtagttgtattattttgctgcaagaaAGAGCCACTCTTGttcattttgtaaacaaaataatactagtaaacaacgttcatgacccatatataaatttttcataggCGTCCGCAGGATATAAGGTTTTGGGAatcttttggaataaaatttccaattttaaattttttgaatattcaaaaaaaaaaaaaaaaaaaaaaattcaaaactatatacagaaaattaaaatttctggaaaaaaatttccaaaatccacagctgatctcaaaaaataaaattgtcagtaaaaattttttcaaaagttaaatttctaatataaagttttttgaaaaaaaaaaattgaaatattatatttttcacaaatttaaaaaaaaatttacagcttctcacaagaaattaaattttttgaacaaaaaattgaaaaattccaagttttcaacacaaaatttcaaaaatccacaagtgttcacaaaatatggaaatttttggaaaattaaattaaatttgaaataataaatttaaaaataaaatcaaacataaattttttattaataagttaaaattccttaaattgggGGAGGGACCACTGCCCCTTAATCCCactccctgcggacgcccctgttgtCATAACCAGaagtaatgtaaattttttattttagattattcATATGATTCCTTggttataatttgtaaaaaattgcaaattgtcAACGacatttatatactaataagaaaatcaaagaattCGACACAGCCATGtaacatttacataattattagtcCCTTAATTCGTTTTAATTTGTTTCAGCCTAGATGAATTCGTCAGGGTACCTCTGGGAGTACTAGAGAGAAAGAGAAcgcacacttttttaaaagaaactttgTCAACAAATATAGTATCACGTTGcctttttagtcattttttggaaatatgatTAATTCAAATTTGCAACGTCATACAATTGAGCTTTAATGTACTCTGATAAGAAATATGTACAGAGTGTGGGTGCGGGGGGTTGAATGCAAAGTACTTTAgacttaaataattcattatgcATTTGCTTCAAAAATCGAGGGAAGATAATGATCCTAGGAGTAATAGTAATTATACCCATTACTAATTTAGGAGTAAAATAGGGGCAGGAAGTAGAGAGGGACCCTTGTCCTTATTATTCTACCATGGAATTGGGCCAATTACCCATTGGGAATTATGTAGGTATCCTCCTCattataacacaaaaatgttgAAGCCGCCAGTTCAAAAATTTCAGGGAGAAATGAAAGTGCACTCCCTCAATCCCAGACCAGAACACCCTTCACTAATATTGTTGGTTGTAGTCGAAAGTAGATCCAACAGTACCAGACATCCAAATTTAGAGGccataaaacaaataaaatagctTTTCCAACTCTTTAATACTAACTGAACATGTTAACACAGTATGCATacacaggggcgtctgcaggaacATATTTTGCGTTGGGATTggggataaaataaattttttggaaaaaattttcaaataattaattttttgctctgctgcataatttaccCCAATGacgaataatttttcaagttaaacagcaaaaattcattaattggGGGGGGCAGCCCCTCCATCCTCCCCTGCAGACGCCGTTGGTGTGTGCAGTGGGGTTACGTAATTGGCGGTCCAATATTTTTACTACGCAATGGCTCTCCAACTACCGTTTCCAAGAATAATTAagtatagtaccgttttaaatgcaGTAATACTCTTAGTTTCCATAAAATACAGGTATACCATACAACACTAAACTCAAAAACAGTTTCAAAACCGGTTTCAATGGGGACATGAACATTCTTATAGTGTTTTTGCTTCTTCTATAATTTGTCAGATGGAATCTCACTCTGATTAAGTATCAGTGTTTTAACATTTACTCCATTTaatctaggaatcttctttgaagtccatatacatttataacatTTCGTTCCCTAGACCGACCGGGCACCTACGcgattgagttcaagagaataatttatcccgagcGTTTGtttcattgagctacgtcgttctgGGGCTCATACCTTATATTTTCACTATAagtaaaattgacaaatttccattaaatttgatgaaactccatcaaatgtcATTATGAATAAGAAAGTCTATACACCTGCACTGAATACTACTAGATGCCTATGATAAAAAGTGATATTcgaattatatcaaaataatatgtactaaaaatccctacaAATGACCagctttgttcatttttttattattgatgatgGACGAAAAAATAGTTGggaaatatgagaaaaatatcttattctttccattataatagttaaattatatCCCCCAATATGAAAATGACGTTCTAAAACGATgtaatgacatattttaaatacattttagtgtGCAAATAAATGCAATATAATCAGGGGTTTAtcgatacatatttttgatatagggtaaaaatttaagtctttctatttgttggtcccattttgacatcaaataattgactattttccttaatattaattaaaaagtgtttttcataaatggtcaaatttcaaaatggtcgacatcaacaatgttgacgtatatttgtttattaagaaTTACTGCCCTTTATGGATATtgatgttgtgtttttttagtttgatcatTATTCCCTATTAGAGgttctatataatttaatatttttattgaaggtatgattcatttttgttttcagTTATTTAAAGctgaaatacaattattaacCAACTCATCCGTcggtaaattaaaataacttattttgttttacatattttgaatttgaacataattacaacattatctcatttaaataataaatttgtggGAACGgatagtaattataattttcatttgaataatcCAGAGTATATGATACTTCTGAAGGGAAGGATTGGATCACCTCCTTTATTTCTTGACTCCATCTCTCTAGGTAGTAAAACTCGGTCAATGGTATGAATGACTCCATTGGTTGCTACAACATCACATGTACTTATTTCCGCATCATTGGCAAAGTAACGTCCCCCTACAGACTTCCGGAGAGATACAATTTCGTTGCTCATAGTTCTCTTTCCGGATgtatcaatgaaaatattccTTGGAGCTATACTAGCACAGCAATATGAATCACTAAGGATGtgtttttcaacaatttttggtACCCAATAGGTTCTATTAGAGTTGATCTTAGCCATCACTTCTTCAGACAAGGATTCAAAAGCTGAGTTTGTTGGAAGGAGAAGAGTATATTGCTCATTGGACATATCAAGGCCAGACTCTTCAGCCAATTcagaaaatttggaatatttatcTTCGGATTTTAAAATCTCTTGGATACTTCCAAAAGGAGGGAATAAAACTTTGTCCACTTTGTGAATCATTCCTCCACACATTTCAACGTCTCTCTTTGAAATCCGTGCACATTGAACAGTTGCAACATCAGGGGCGGGTACTCCTAGTAAAAAGGCTCCTGATCCATTATAAGTATTGATCTTTAATTTCTGGTCCTTTCTTGCTGTGGATAGTTCCTGATCGTTTTTAAATTCACATTGGCAAACTTTGGTGTTGGCAATATGATACAACAAAAAGTctttaagtttctttttatcGGAAACAAAATCTCTGGAGAGAATTTCTAATGCACGATTGGTGGGAGCAAAGATTGTAATATTATCACGAGCGTCTAGTGCCTCCAGCATGTCAACTTCTTTCAAGTATTTCTTGAATGTATCCAAACTTGCGTCTTCTAATACATCCTCAACTAATTTGGATGATTCAGGGatcaaaaattcttcaattgcGTGTAAAACACCGTTTGTTCCAATAATATCATTGACAAAAACAGGGATATCTTGAACTGTTAATTCCATATCATCTTCTTTGTTGAGCATAAGATACTTTCCCAAAGTGTTGACTGTTCTAGCTTTACCCTCAATCACTCCTGAGCAAATTACATTTGGTAGAATATGATTTTTGAGTATGTCAATAGCACAACCACTCCCAGAGCGAAGCTTATCCTGGATGCgtttacttaatttttcaaaagcagCATTTGTAGGAGCGAAAACAGTGAATTGTCCTTCCATTTCACTCAGTTTCTTAATCGTATCATCCTTGTTAGCAACGGATTCTATAAGCTTTTTGAACTCTTCAAACTGGGGATCAGAGCCAAGTAATTCAAGAATAGTGCTCTTCACTGGTCTAATAACCTTATCAACAACATGTACAATACCATTTTTAGCATaattattttgggaaataacTTTAGCACAATTGGCCATCCAGGTTTTTTTAGGATATGTGTTATAGACTGTCATTCTAATTTTAGAAGCATCTTCTACGGAGGGAAAAACATTTTCATCGTGAACGTCGGAGCTGTCAACAAATCCATCTACAATATGACCCTTAACTAAGTTGGAAAATGATGAGCTCTCGACAGCATATCTTTTATTCCGGGAGATCTTATATTTGACGTCGGATCCATCAATATCCAATGCATTGATTCCTTCAATGTCTCTCTTGTAGTCCTCTACAGCATCATTGTTGGGTACAAATATCGTATAGTTTCcggattcaatattaaatttggtACTTTGTAggagtttcaaaaattcatcgGATCCAAGCTTTTCAATTGTTTCTTCAAGAGTCGTCATGTCAACTTTTTCGCAGCCAGAGTCATCCTCCTCTCTACGGACGTGTCCGTAACAGCAGGAATGGGTGACAACAATTGTTTTCTTTTCCCCATTTTTGTTGACTGTAGTAGTACACTCATGTAGATTGATTTCATCCCTACATGAAGTCATGctaaaatccataaataaacGAATCCCCTTCTGCGTTCGATTCTCATCTTCTTCATTGGCAGAAGTAGCATTTTTGGATTCATCAATTACTTTACGCTCAACACAAACGTTCTCACCATTCCACCAATTCCGTTTCGTTGGGAAAAGGGATTGAGGCATTTTGAAAACGTTTTGAAATAATTGGTTTAAAGGGAAGGACTGCTGATGGAGCTGTGGTGTATTGGTGGATGGCTCTTGAGAGTCTTTGTCAGAGTCAACATTATCATTGCGTCGTCGTTGAGGCTCAAATATGTCATCTAAAGCCTCACCTACTTTAGCTTCAAGAGAAGTGGCCCATGGATTGATTTCTTTATAGGCACTATCATGAATAGTTTCAAATCCGTCATAGATTTGATCCCAGAGGTGAGTGGCTTCATTTGTAAACTCATGAGCTCCATGTGAAACCCcgattataaatgtaataatccAAAATAGCCTCATTTTAGGATTGAAATAACAGAGCACTGCAAGAAATAAAACcgtctattatataatatttaaatacatacaaatcaatttaattaatcaattgagACAATCACTCTAGGAAGAGGATCATGTTACAAATATTTGATGGAGTAATCATAACTCATGAAGGGTAAAGAATAAAACTTTGATATTGTGTCTACCTTATTGCtttgattg
The Lepeophtheirus salmonis chromosome 10, UVic_Lsal_1.4, whole genome shotgun sequence DNA segment above includes these coding regions:
- the LOC121125747 gene encoding transforming growth factor-beta-induced protein ig-h3, translating into MRLFWIITFIIGVSHGAHEFTNEATHLWDQIYDGFETIHDSAYKEINPWATSLEAKVGEALDDIFEPQRRRNDNVDSDKDSQEPSTNTPQLHQQSFPLNQLFQNVFKMPQSLFPTKRNWWNGENVCVERKVIDESKNATSANEEDENRTQKGIRLFMDFSMTSCRDEINLHECTTTVNKNGEKKTIVVTHSCCYGHVRREEDDSGCEKVDMTTLEETIEKLGSDEFLKLLQSTKFNIESGNYTIFVPNNDAVEDYKRDIEGINALDIDGSDVKYKISRNKRYAVESSSFSNLVKGHIVDGFVDSSDVHDENVFPSVEDASKIRMTVYNTYPKKTWMANCAKVISQNNYAKNGIVHVVDKVIRPVKSTILELLGSDPQFEEFKKLIESVANKDDTIKKLSEMEGQFTVFAPTNAAFEKLSKRIQDKLRSGSGCAIDILKNHILPNVICSGVIEGKARTVNTLGKYLMLNKEDDMELTVQDIPVFVNDIIGTNGVLHAIEEFLIPESSKLVEDVLEDASLDTFKKYLKEVDMLEALDARDNITIFAPTNRALEILSRDFVSDKKKLKDFLLYHIANTKVCQCEFKNDQELSTARKDQKLKINTYNGSGAFLLGVPAPDVATVQCARISKRDVEMCGGMIHKVDKVLFPPFGSIQEILKSEDKYSKFSELAEESGLDMSNEQYTLLLPTNSAFESLSEEVMAKINSNRTYWVPKIVEKHILSDSYCCASIAPRNIFIDTSGKRTMSNEIVSLRKSVGGRYFANDAEISTCDVVATNGVIHTIDRVLLPREMESRNKGGDPILPFRSIIYSGLFK